A stretch of the Pseudobacteroides sp. genome encodes the following:
- a CDS encoding carbohydrate kinase: protein MFDVTAIGELLIDFTPAGLSEQGNACFERNPGGAPANVLACISRLGGRTAFMGKVGKDIFGEYLKETLIRYNIDVSGLMLASEANTTLAFVQLNEVGDRSFSFYRKPGADTMLKSSELDYGIIGDSKIFHFGSLSLTDEPARSATVAALDYAKEKGLIISYDPNLRPALWNNLKHALEEIRFGLKYCNILKISEEELEFITGMADLHTGSLKIYEDYGIDVILVTMGGEGCFYRLKDKNGKVPTFTRCKTVDTTGAGDAFLGGFLYSLIKQYDAKIQSINTDEIERILLFSNAVASLSTTKKGAIPSMPQLHEVNALVSDIP, encoded by the coding sequence ATGTTTGATGTAACTGCAATCGGTGAGTTGTTAATCGATTTTACTCCCGCAGGTCTATCTGAGCAAGGTAATGCCTGCTTTGAAAGAAACCCAGGTGGAGCACCTGCCAATGTATTAGCCTGCATATCAAGGCTTGGCGGGAGGACTGCTTTTATGGGCAAGGTGGGAAAGGATATATTTGGAGAATATCTTAAAGAAACATTGATAAGATACAATATTGATGTTTCAGGGCTTATGCTTGCAAGTGAAGCAAATACCACCCTTGCATTTGTCCAGCTTAATGAAGTCGGTGACAGGTCATTTAGCTTCTATAGAAAGCCTGGAGCGGATACAATGTTAAAAAGCAGCGAGCTAGACTATGGGATTATCGGAGATTCAAAGATATTTCATTTCGGCTCCCTTTCTTTGACTGACGAGCCTGCTAGAAGTGCAACAGTTGCAGCACTGGATTATGCTAAAGAAAAGGGACTTATCATATCCTATGATCCAAACCTGAGGCCTGCACTTTGGAATAACCTTAAACATGCTCTAGAGGAGATACGTTTTGGGCTTAAGTATTGCAATATACTTAAGATATCTGAGGAGGAGCTGGAGTTTATTACAGGTATGGCGGACCTCCATACAGGAAGCCTTAAGATCTATGAGGACTATGGTATTGATGTTATATTGGTAACAATGGGAGGGGAAGGCTGTTTTTACAGACTAAAGGATAAAAACGGCAAGGTTCCTACTTTTACCAGATGTAAGACCGTAGATACAACAGGTGCAGGGGATGCTTTCCTAGGAGGCTTTCTCTATTCACTTATAAAGCAATATGATGCCAAAATCCAAAGCATTAATACAGATGAAATTGAAAGGATTTTATTGTTTTCAAATGCTGTAGCTTCCTTAAGCACAACAAAAAAAGGTGCAATACCTTCAATGCCTCAGCTCCATGAGGTTAATGCACTGGTGTCCGATATACCGTAG
- a CDS encoding beta-mannosidase, producing the protein MKLMDLNGKWMMRRVGELQWIEAQVPGSVYNDLLSAGKIEDPYYRENEESVYKLSCFDYEYSREFTVTKSILEHDFLKLKCEGLDTIAEISVNGKKIAETENMHRSYEFDVKGILTEGVNIVRVLFKSPVNYLEERKKIKPIWSNFSDTSFSYLRKAHYMFGWDWGPTLPDMGIWRSIYIEGFNKQRIEEVYITQKHQAGSVALDIFVKLDKNDGMDYDISITVSSPKGDKFEKSITMYRIEEHVIMEITEPMLWWPNGYGEQNLYNVDVALSKKEAGLDYKSLRVGLRQMSINQKDDEWGRSFAYEINGIEIFAMGANMVPMDNLLARCTRDRTEKLIKSCVEANFNSIRVWGGAYYPDDYFFDLCDEYGLIVWQDLMFACGVYDFFGKFKEEVIAEAVCNMKRIRHHASLGLWCGNNEMEQGWSEWDMNESEERRRYYIEQFEVVLPQVARETDPNTFYWLASPSSFGGFDRPNDQNYGDMHDWTVWHFREPFTEYRKRYPRFMSEFGLQSFPCKKTIESFTLPKDRNIFSYVMEKHQKSGTGNEKIMYYMSQYFRYPDSFDSLLYISQLVQAEGIRYGVEHWRRNRGRCMGAIYWQLNDCWPVASWASIDSFGRWKALHYVAKRFYSPVLASACEEGTSVSLHVTNDKLKVVNGVMRWRLIDAVTENVIMQNEREEAIEPLTAAQIEKLDFSKILDTDEKRRNSYLEFVLTEGDLTLSSGIVLFVPAKHFEFKAPELGISIKERTDRFVICVTSKRLAKYIELDLKITDGIFSDNYFDMSGGETREVYLKKDSLTRNISLQELRMELIVRSLYDSYEKA; encoded by the coding sequence ATGAAACTGATGGATTTGAACGGAAAGTGGATGATGAGAAGGGTTGGTGAACTCCAGTGGATAGAAGCACAAGTTCCCGGATCGGTTTATAACGACCTTTTATCTGCAGGTAAGATTGAAGATCCATATTACCGAGAAAATGAAGAGAGTGTATATAAGCTTTCATGCTTTGACTATGAATACAGCAGGGAATTTACTGTTACAAAGAGCATCCTTGAGCATGATTTTCTCAAATTGAAGTGTGAGGGACTTGACACTATTGCTGAAATATCGGTAAATGGAAAAAAGATTGCAGAGACTGAAAATATGCATAGAAGTTATGAATTTGATGTGAAGGGTATATTGACTGAGGGAGTAAATATCGTACGTGTTCTTTTTAAGTCTCCTGTTAATTATCTTGAAGAGAGAAAAAAGATAAAGCCTATATGGTCAAATTTCTCCGATACTTCATTTTCATACCTTAGAAAAGCTCATTACATGTTTGGATGGGATTGGGGGCCTACGCTTCCGGATATGGGAATATGGAGAAGTATATACATAGAAGGCTTTAACAAACAGCGTATCGAAGAGGTTTACATAACACAAAAGCATCAGGCTGGAAGTGTTGCTTTGGACATATTTGTAAAGCTCGATAAGAACGATGGAATGGATTATGACATAAGCATTACTGTCAGCTCACCTAAAGGGGATAAATTTGAAAAAAGTATAACCATGTATAGAATAGAAGAGCATGTGATTATGGAAATTACCGAGCCCATGCTTTGGTGGCCTAATGGTTATGGGGAGCAAAATTTGTACAATGTTGATGTAGCACTTTCTAAAAAAGAAGCCGGGCTTGATTATAAATCTTTAAGGGTCGGTCTTAGGCAAATGTCAATAAATCAGAAGGATGATGAATGGGGAAGATCCTTTGCATATGAAATAAACGGCATTGAAATTTTTGCAATGGGAGCAAATATGGTTCCTATGGATAACCTGCTGGCAAGATGCACAAGGGATAGGACTGAAAAACTCATAAAAAGCTGCGTGGAAGCCAATTTTAACAGTATAAGAGTTTGGGGCGGAGCGTACTACCCTGATGATTATTTTTTTGATCTCTGCGATGAGTATGGTTTGATTGTCTGGCAGGACTTGATGTTTGCCTGCGGTGTATATGACTTCTTTGGCAAATTCAAAGAGGAAGTAATTGCAGAGGCGGTCTGCAATATGAAGAGGATAAGACACCATGCTTCCTTGGGGCTTTGGTGCGGAAACAATGAGATGGAGCAGGGATGGTCGGAATGGGATATGAATGAGTCGGAAGAACGCAGGCGGTATTATATAGAGCAGTTTGAGGTTGTTCTTCCCCAGGTTGCTAGGGAAACTGATCCTAATACCTTCTACTGGCTTGCTTCCCCATCATCCTTTGGCGGTTTTGATAGGCCAAACGACCAAAACTATGGTGATATGCATGACTGGACAGTATGGCATTTTCGTGAGCCCTTTACAGAGTACAGAAAACGCTATCCGAGATTTATGTCGGAGTTTGGTCTTCAGTCATTTCCGTGCAAAAAGACCATTGAGTCCTTTACATTGCCGAAGGACAGAAATATATTTTCATATGTCATGGAAAAACACCAAAAAAGCGGAACCGGCAACGAAAAGATAATGTATTACATGTCCCAGTATTTCAGGTATCCTGACAGCTTTGATTCGCTTTTATATATATCTCAGCTGGTTCAAGCGGAAGGCATAAGATATGGTGTTGAGCATTGGAGACGTAACAGGGGAAGGTGTATGGGGGCCATATACTGGCAGTTGAATGACTGCTGGCCTGTAGCATCATGGGCAAGCATAGACAGTTTCGGAAGGTGGAAGGCATTGCATTATGTGGCAAAAAGATTTTATTCTCCTGTATTGGCTTCAGCTTGCGAGGAGGGCACCAGTGTGTCTCTGCATGTAACCAACGATAAATTAAAAGTGGTTAACGGGGTTATGCGGTGGAGACTTATAGATGCGGTGACAGAAAATGTAATTATGCAAAATGAAAGGGAAGAGGCTATAGAGCCTTTGACAGCTGCTCAAATTGAGAAGCTTGACTTTTCAAAGATACTAGACACCGACGAAAAACGGAGAAATTCTTATCTTGAGTTCGTACTTACTGAGGGAGATCTTACATTAAGCTCAGGTATTGTACTATTTGTACCTGCGAAGCATTTCGAATTTAAAGCCCCTGAGCTTGGAATAAGCATAAAGGAAAGAACAGACAGGTTTGTTATCTGCGTGACATCAAAGAGACTTGCAAAATACATAGAACTGGACCTTAAGATAACAGACGGCATATTTAGTGATAACTACTTTGATATGTCAGGTGGAGAGACCAGAGAAGTATACTTAAAAAAAGACTCCCTTACAAGAAACATTTCCCTTCAGGAACTTAGGATGGAGCTTATTGTACGCAGTCTGTATGACAGTTATGAAAAAGCATAG
- a CDS encoding D-lyxose/D-mannose family sugar isomerase encodes MLTKEVYSKTCERAVEYLNKAGIVITQKEKNEMEVAEYGLGDVENIGLELIVYVNTDRCCAKELILFPGQTCPEHRHPPVLGEPGKEETFRCRYGRVYLYVPGEPAKNPKAKPPRGSEVYFTVWHEIELSAGEQYTLAPDTLHWFQAGAEGAVISEFSTKSRDEYDIYTDPRINPAQNRKV; translated from the coding sequence ATGCTGACTAAAGAGGTGTATTCCAAAACTTGTGAAAGAGCTGTTGAGTATTTAAATAAAGCAGGTATTGTAATCACCCAAAAAGAAAAGAATGAAATGGAAGTTGCGGAGTATGGACTTGGAGATGTTGAAAATATAGGTCTTGAGCTCATTGTATATGTAAATACAGACAGATGCTGTGCAAAAGAGCTTATTTTATTTCCGGGCCAGACCTGCCCTGAGCACAGACATCCTCCTGTGTTGGGTGAGCCAGGCAAGGAAGAAACCTTCAGATGCAGGTATGGAAGGGTTTATTTATATGTACCGGGTGAGCCTGCAAAGAATCCAAAAGCAAAACCTCCGAGGGGAAGCGAAGTGTACTTTACTGTATGGCACGAAATTGAGCTTAGTGCTGGAGAACAATACACATTAGCTCCAGATACCCTACATTGGTTTCAGGCAGGAGCTGAAGGTGCTGTAATATCCGAGTTTTCAACCAAGAGCAGGGACGAATACGATATATATACCGACCCTAGAATTAATCCTGCTCAAAACAGAAAAGTGTGA